From Erwinia sp. HDF1-3R, one genomic window encodes:
- a CDS encoding DUF2498 family protein encodes MKQTESIDRVPLLQLANQMIADHENYFPGMEATDVEQNGDLLIFRGDYFLDEQGLPSQKSTAVFNVFKLLAVTLSPRYHLST; translated from the coding sequence ATGAAACAGACTGAATCAATCGATCGTGTCCCACTGCTACAGTTGGCAAACCAGATGATTGCCGACCATGAGAATTATTTTCCGGGAATGGAAGCAACGGACGTTGAACAAAATGGTGATTTGCTTATTTTTCGCGGGGACTACTTCCTGGATGAACAGGGATTGCCTTCTCAAAAGAGTACGGCAGTGTTTAACGTCTTCAAATTGCTGGCGGTAACGCTTTCTCCACGCTATCACCTGAGTACCTGA
- a CDS encoding YciK family oxidoreductase gives MDYHPSARLLTDRIILVTGASDGIGREAAITYARHGAQVLLLGRNPQKLEAVAGEIAALGQAPASLYVLDLDKATPGSCQRIASEISQHYSRLDGVLHNAGLLGDIVPMDKQDPQVWQQVMRVNVDATFFLTQALLPLLLVSPGASLVFTSSSVGRQGRAGWGAYAVSKFATEGMMQVMAEEYPPEQLRINCINPGGTRTAMRASAFPQENAGKLKTPADIMPLYLYLMGDDSKGETGISFDAQPGRKPGAAE, from the coding sequence ATGGACTACCACCCCAGCGCCAGGTTGCTAACCGATCGTATCATTCTTGTTACCGGCGCCAGCGACGGTATTGGCCGCGAAGCGGCAATCACCTACGCCCGACATGGTGCACAGGTTCTACTACTGGGACGTAATCCACAAAAGCTTGAGGCCGTTGCCGGGGAGATTGCCGCGCTCGGTCAGGCCCCCGCCAGCCTGTATGTCCTCGATTTAGACAAGGCTACACCGGGATCCTGCCAGCGGATTGCCAGCGAAATCAGCCAGCACTACTCCCGACTGGATGGTGTACTGCACAATGCTGGCCTGCTGGGTGATATCGTCCCGATGGATAAACAGGATCCGCAGGTCTGGCAGCAGGTGATGCGGGTGAACGTTGACGCCACCTTTTTTCTGACCCAGGCGCTGCTGCCACTGTTGTTAGTCTCCCCCGGTGCTTCCCTGGTGTTTACCTCCTCCAGCGTGGGTCGTCAGGGCCGTGCAGGATGGGGGGCCTACGCCGTATCAAAGTTTGCCACCGAGGGCATGATGCAGGTGATGGCCGAGGAGTACCCGCCTGAGCAGCTGCGAATTAACTGTATTAATCCGGGTGGGACGCGTACCGCAATGCGTGCCAGCGCCTTCCCTCAGGAGAATGCCGGTAAGCTGAAAACACCGGCAGATATTATGCCGCTCTATCTTTATCTGATGGGTGACGACAGTAAAGGCGAAACCGGCATTAGCTTCGATGCTCAGCCGGGCCGCAAACCCGGCGCGGCTGAGTGA
- the acnA gene encoding aconitate hydratase AcnA — MSSTLHQISKDQLDVKGQRYHYYSLSRAAEELGDLARLPKSLKVLLENLLRWQDGQSVTADDIAALAGWLKNAHADREIAYRPARVLMQDFTGVPAVVDLAAMREAVNRLGGDVAKVNPLTPVDLVIDHSVTVDRFGDDDAFEENVRLEMERNHERYVFLRWGQKAFNKFSVVPPGTGICHQVNLEYLGQAVWHETQDGEEFAWPDTLVGTDSHTTMINALGVLGWGVGGIEAEAAMLGQPVSMLIPDVVGFKLSGKLRPGITATDLVLTVTQLLRKHGVVGKFVEFYGDGLDDLPLADRATIANMAPEYGATCGFFPVDDVTLAYMTLTGRSAEQVDLVEAYAKAQGLWRNRGDEPVFTSSLALDMNDVEASVAGPKRPQDRVSLGDVPEAFNASNELEVNQAVKKHQPVTYTDSQTGREHQLDDGAVVISAITSCTNTSNPSVLMAAGLLAKKAVTLGLKRKPWVKASLAPGSKVVSDYLAAARLTPYLDKLGFNLVGYGCTTCIGNSGPLPDAVENAIRAGDLTVGAVLSGNRNFEGRIHPYVKTNWLASPPLVVAYALAGNMKINLQTDPIGEDTTGKPVFLKDIWPSPEEIAEAVGQVSTAMFHKEYAEVFEGTPEWQEIKVSEAATYDWDEGSTYIRLSPFFDEMGREPEPVKDIRGARILAMLGDSVTTDHISPAGSIKAESPAGRYLQQHGVERTDFNSYGSRRGNHEVMMRGTFANIRIRNEMVPGVEGGVTRLAPGDEQLSIYDAAMKYQQQGTPLAVIAGKEYGSGSSRDWAAKGPRLLGVRVVIAESFERIHRSNLIGMGILPLEFPQGVTRKTLGLTGDEQIDVANLNALKPGGQVSVTLTRADGTQETLDARCRIDTGNELTYYQNDGILHYVIRNMLN; from the coding sequence ATGTCGTCTACCCTACACCAAATAAGTAAGGATCAGCTGGATGTAAAAGGCCAGCGTTACCATTACTACAGCCTCAGCCGGGCGGCTGAAGAGCTTGGCGACCTTGCGCGTCTGCCCAAATCCCTCAAGGTTTTGTTAGAGAATCTGCTGCGCTGGCAGGACGGCCAGTCCGTGACCGCTGACGATATCGCCGCGCTGGCTGGCTGGCTTAAAAATGCACATGCTGACCGTGAGATTGCCTATCGTCCCGCCCGCGTGTTAATGCAGGATTTTACCGGCGTTCCCGCCGTTGTCGACCTTGCCGCCATGCGTGAGGCTGTTAACCGCCTGGGCGGTGATGTGGCGAAGGTGAATCCGCTAACGCCGGTGGATCTGGTCATCGATCACTCGGTCACGGTCGATCGCTTTGGTGATGATGATGCCTTTGAGGAAAACGTCCGGCTGGAAATGGAACGTAATCACGAGCGCTATGTGTTTTTACGCTGGGGGCAAAAGGCGTTCAATAAGTTTAGCGTGGTTCCACCCGGAACGGGTATCTGCCATCAGGTAAACCTGGAGTATTTAGGGCAGGCCGTCTGGCATGAAACGCAGGACGGGGAAGAGTTTGCCTGGCCGGATACGCTGGTGGGTACGGATTCTCATACCACCATGATTAATGCGCTGGGTGTGCTGGGGTGGGGCGTGGGCGGTATTGAAGCAGAAGCCGCCATGCTCGGACAGCCGGTTTCGATGCTTATTCCCGACGTCGTCGGTTTTAAATTGTCCGGTAAGCTCAGGCCCGGCATTACCGCTACCGATCTGGTGCTCACCGTCACCCAGCTGCTGCGCAAGCACGGCGTGGTCGGCAAATTTGTTGAATTTTATGGCGACGGGCTGGACGACCTGCCGCTGGCGGATCGTGCCACCATTGCCAATATGGCCCCGGAATATGGTGCAACCTGCGGATTTTTTCCGGTAGATGATGTCACTCTCGCCTATATGACCCTGACCGGCCGCAGCGCCGAACAGGTGGATCTGGTTGAAGCCTATGCTAAAGCTCAGGGCCTGTGGCGTAACAGGGGCGATGAGCCGGTATTTACCAGTTCGCTGGCGCTGGATATGAACGACGTTGAGGCCAGCGTGGCCGGGCCTAAACGCCCTCAGGACCGGGTGTCGCTGGGTGATGTACCCGAGGCGTTTAATGCCAGCAATGAGCTGGAAGTCAATCAGGCGGTGAAAAAACACCAGCCCGTGACCTATACCGACAGCCAGACCGGCAGAGAGCATCAGCTCGATGATGGGGCGGTGGTAATCTCTGCTATTACATCCTGTACCAATACCTCTAATCCCAGCGTACTGATGGCCGCAGGCCTGCTGGCTAAAAAGGCGGTTACCCTCGGACTGAAGCGAAAGCCGTGGGTGAAGGCCTCCCTCGCGCCCGGATCGAAAGTGGTATCAGATTATCTGGCTGCTGCCCGACTGACGCCTTATCTCGATAAGCTTGGTTTTAACCTTGTCGGCTACGGCTGCACGACCTGCATTGGCAACTCCGGCCCGCTACCTGATGCGGTTGAAAATGCCATCAGGGCAGGGGATCTGACCGTCGGGGCGGTATTGTCCGGAAACCGTAATTTTGAAGGTCGCATTCATCCCTATGTGAAAACCAACTGGCTGGCATCCCCACCGCTGGTCGTCGCTTACGCGCTGGCGGGGAATATGAAAATCAATCTGCAAACGGATCCCATCGGGGAGGATACGACGGGTAAGCCAGTGTTCCTGAAGGATATATGGCCATCCCCCGAGGAGATTGCCGAGGCGGTCGGACAGGTATCCACCGCCATGTTCCATAAAGAATACGCCGAAGTATTTGAGGGTACGCCCGAGTGGCAGGAGATTAAGGTCAGCGAGGCGGCAACCTATGACTGGGATGAAGGTTCAACCTATATTCGACTGTCGCCATTTTTCGATGAGATGGGCAGGGAGCCAGAGCCGGTCAAAGACATTCGGGGAGCCAGAATCCTTGCCATGCTGGGTGATTCGGTGACGACTGACCATATCTCACCGGCCGGTAGCATCAAAGCGGAGAGCCCGGCAGGGCGCTATTTGCAGCAGCACGGCGTAGAACGCACCGATTTCAACTCCTACGGATCCCGTCGTGGTAATCATGAAGTGATGATGCGCGGCACCTTCGCCAATATCCGCATCCGTAATGAGATGGTTCCGGGAGTCGAAGGCGGCGTGACGCGTCTGGCGCCGGGTGACGAGCAGCTGTCAATTTACGATGCGGCGATGAAGTATCAGCAACAGGGAACGCCGCTGGCCGTCATTGCCGGTAAAGAGTACGGCTCGGGTTCAAGTCGGGACTGGGCAGCTAAAGGACCGCGTCTGCTGGGCGTTAGAGTGGTTATCGCTGAGTCATTTGAACGTATTCACCGCTCTAACCTTATCGGCATGGGAATTTTACCGCTGGAGTTCCCGCAGGGGGTGACGCGCAAAACGCTGGGTCTGACCGGAGACGAACAGATAGATGTGGCAAATCTTAACGCCCTTAAACCGGGCGGGCAGGTGAGTGTGACGCTAACCCGCGCTGACGGTACTCAAGAGACGCTTGACGCGCGCTGTCGCATCGATACGGGTAACGAACTGACCTACTATCAGAATGACGGTATCCTGCACTACGTGATTCGCAATATGCTCAACTGA
- the sohB gene encoding protease SohB gives MELLSYYGLFLAKTVTVVVAIAAIAIIITNLMMRKRAQSGQLKIVHLDENYREMKDEMMLAGMEPHEQKLWHKAQKKKDKQEAKAAKQRAGAGQAVTEAKPTLYVVDFKGSMDAHEVSSLREELSAVMAVAKEQDEVLLRLESPGGVVHGYGLAASQLQRLRAKGIRLTVAVDKVAASGGYMMACVADRIVAAPFSIIGSIGVVAQIPNFNRLLKRNEIDVELHTAGEYKRTLTLFGENTEQGREKFQEDLNETHLLFKQFVHQMRPSLDIDRVATGEHWFGTQALENGLVDAIGTSDDLIIDRLESHKVINVRFTRRKKMMDRFTQSAASSTERLLLRLWQRGNRPLL, from the coding sequence GTGGAATTACTCTCTTACTATGGGCTTTTTCTGGCCAAAACGGTCACCGTGGTGGTGGCGATTGCCGCTATCGCCATTATTATCACTAACCTGATGATGCGCAAGCGCGCGCAAAGCGGCCAGTTAAAGATAGTACACCTGGATGAAAACTATCGGGAAATGAAGGATGAAATGATGCTGGCGGGGATGGAGCCCCATGAGCAAAAGCTATGGCACAAGGCGCAAAAAAAGAAGGATAAGCAGGAGGCGAAAGCGGCTAAACAGCGGGCAGGCGCGGGCCAGGCAGTGACAGAGGCCAAACCCACCCTGTATGTGGTTGACTTTAAAGGCAGTATGGATGCACATGAGGTTAGCTCCCTGCGTGAAGAGCTTTCGGCAGTAATGGCGGTCGCCAAAGAGCAGGACGAAGTGTTGCTTCGGCTGGAAAGCCCGGGCGGCGTCGTGCATGGCTACGGTCTTGCTGCCTCACAGCTGCAACGCCTGCGCGCAAAGGGCATTCGCCTGACGGTCGCGGTTGACAAGGTCGCCGCCAGCGGCGGCTATATGATGGCCTGCGTGGCGGATCGCATTGTGGCCGCACCCTTTTCCATCATTGGATCAATTGGCGTCGTCGCGCAGATCCCCAATTTCAACCGTTTGCTAAAGCGTAACGAGATTGACGTGGAGCTGCATACGGCGGGCGAGTATAAGCGTACGCTGACCCTTTTCGGTGAGAATACCGAGCAGGGTCGCGAGAAGTTTCAGGAGGATCTCAATGAAACGCATCTGCTGTTTAAACAGTTTGTTCATCAGATGCGTCCTTCACTGGATATCGACAGGGTTGCGACGGGCGAACACTGGTTCGGCACCCAGGCGCTGGAGAATGGGTTAGTTGACGCCATCGGCACCAGCGATGATTTGATCATCGATCGCCTGGAGAGCCACAAGGTAATTAATGTACGCTTCACGCGGCGCAAAAAAATGATGGACCGCTTCACGCAAAGCGCGGCCAGCAGCACCGAGCGTCTTTTGCTGCGTCTGTGGCAGCGTGGCAACAGGCCGCTGCTGTAA
- a CDS encoding YmiA family putative membrane protein: MATRLSVQPEFGHKTLKVQRNSNLKRKAWLAIFAGSAVFWIAVIFMIWRIWG, encoded by the coding sequence ATGGCTACGAGATTATCTGTACAACCCGAATTCGGGCATAAGACCCTCAAGGTTCAGCGTAACAGCAATCTGAAGCGCAAGGCCTGGTTGGCGATTTTTGCGGGATCAGCGGTATTTTGGATCGCTGTAATATTCATGATTTGGCGTATTTGGGGATAA
- the cobO gene encoding cob(I)yrinic acid a,c-diamide adenosyltransferase, with protein MAEDRHQQRQQKLKEKVDARIAAATKAHGILMVFTGNGKGKTTAAFGTACRAVGHGLRVGVIQFIKGEWPNGERNLLEPHGVEFKVMATGFTWDTQNRTTDTLACQQVWQHAKRMLQDETLDLVVLDELTYMVSLSYLSAEEVVAALQGRPSQQNVIVTGRGCHREILDIADTVSEMRPVKHAFDAGVQAQQGIDW; from the coding sequence ATGGCTGAGGATCGCCATCAGCAGCGTCAGCAAAAGCTAAAGGAGAAGGTAGATGCCCGGATAGCGGCGGCTACGAAGGCGCACGGTATTCTGATGGTTTTCACCGGTAACGGTAAAGGCAAAACCACGGCGGCTTTTGGCACAGCCTGTCGGGCAGTCGGTCACGGCCTGCGCGTAGGGGTTATCCAGTTTATTAAAGGTGAATGGCCAAACGGCGAACGTAACCTGCTGGAGCCACACGGCGTGGAGTTTAAGGTGATGGCAACCGGATTTACCTGGGATACACAGAACCGAACCACAGATACCCTCGCCTGCCAGCAGGTTTGGCAGCATGCAAAACGGATGCTTCAGGATGAGACGCTGGATCTGGTGGTTCTGGATGAGCTGACCTATATGGTGAGTCTGAGCTATCTCTCCGCAGAGGAGGTGGTGGCTGCGCTGCAGGGGCGGCCTTCCCAGCAGAATGTCATTGTTACCGGCAGAGGCTGTCACCGTGAAATCCTTGATATCGCGGATACGGTGTCCGAAATGCGACCGGTCAAACACGCCTTCGATGCAGGTGTTCAGGCTCAGCAGGGTATTGACTGGTAA
- the cysB gene encoding HTH-type transcriptional regulator CysB yields MKLQQLRYIVEVVNHNLNVSSTAEGLYTSQPGISKQVRMLEDELGIQIFARSGKHLTQVTPAGQEIIRIAREVLSKVDAIKAVAGEHTWPDKGSLYVATTHTQARYALPNVIKGFIERYPRVSLHMHQGSPTQIAEAVSKGNADFAIATEALHLYDDLIMLPCYHWNRAIVVTPDHPLAGKTKISIEELAEYPLVTYTFGFTGRSELDTAFNRAGLVPRIVFTATDADVIKTYVRLGLGVGVIASMAVDPVSDPDLIRIEATDVFTYSTTKIGFRRSTFLRSYMYDFIQRFAPHLTRDVVDTAVGLRSNEDIEAMFKDIKLPAR; encoded by the coding sequence ATGAAATTGCAGCAGCTGCGTTATATCGTTGAAGTGGTTAATCATAACCTCAATGTCTCTTCAACGGCTGAGGGGCTATACACCTCCCAGCCCGGTATCAGTAAGCAGGTTCGCATGTTAGAGGACGAACTTGGCATCCAGATTTTCGCCCGCAGCGGCAAGCATCTGACTCAGGTCACCCCGGCAGGACAGGAAATTATTCGTATTGCCCGGGAAGTCCTGTCAAAAGTGGATGCGATTAAGGCCGTGGCGGGTGAGCACACCTGGCCAGATAAGGGGTCACTCTATGTCGCGACCACCCACACACAGGCTCGTTACGCGCTGCCCAATGTGATCAAAGGGTTTATCGAACGCTACCCACGCGTCTCATTACATATGCATCAGGGATCGCCCACACAGATTGCAGAGGCCGTGTCGAAAGGCAATGCGGATTTCGCCATCGCCACCGAAGCCCTACACCTGTATGACGATTTAATCATGCTGCCTTGCTATCACTGGAATCGCGCAATCGTTGTTACCCCCGATCACCCTCTGGCGGGTAAAACGAAAATCTCCATTGAGGAACTGGCCGAATACCCGCTGGTTACTTATACCTTCGGATTTACGGGCCGATCAGAACTGGATACCGCATTCAATCGGGCAGGGCTGGTGCCGCGTATCGTCTTTACTGCGACCGATGCTGACGTAATAAAAACTTATGTCAGACTGGGACTGGGCGTAGGGGTCATCGCCAGCATGGCGGTAGATCCCGTATCAGACCCTGACCTCATTCGCATTGAGGCAACCGATGTCTTTACATACAGTACAACCAAGATAGGCTTTCGAAGAAGCACCTTCCTGAGAAGCTATATGTATGATTTTATTCAGCGTTTTGCCCCTCACCTGACGCGAGATGTGGTCGATACTGCCGTCGGTTTGCGCTCGAATGAAGACATTGAAGCCATGTTCAAAGACATTAAACTTCCCGCCAGGTGA